The Thermococcus henrietii genome segment ATAGGGCAAGTGCGGAGATTGCGGGCGAGATATTCAGAGACCTGATGTCCAAGGGTCTGAGACCTCCAACAAAGGACCTTCTCATAGCTTCCACTGCCATAGCCCACAATGCGACGCTCTACACCTGCGATGAGGACTTCAAACGCTTCGAGGAGTACGGATTGAAGGTGAAAATTTTGGAAAAGTGATGCGGCTGAATGGAAAAGAAAAAGCAAAAGCCCAACCAGTGTACTCGGGCTCTACGGTCCTCTCAGGATTAGCTTAACCACGGGGTCGGCCAGTCGGTACTCCCCGTTCTCCTCCTCAATCCACCCCATTTTCTTCAGGTTCTTGAGAAGTTCG includes the following:
- a CDS encoding type II toxin-antitoxin system VapC family toxin, whose product is MVELLDTSVVIELFKGNRRVSMQLPEDAEYALPSIVLFELLCGKLKPRQRLALEKMPVLNFDRASAEIAGEIFRDLMSKGLRPPTKDLLIASTAIAHNATLYTCDEDFKRFEEYGLKVKILEK